From one Mustela nigripes isolate SB6536 chromosome 16, MUSNIG.SB6536, whole genome shotgun sequence genomic stretch:
- the SMIM6 gene encoding small integral membrane protein 6, translated as MGSSCSHQGVKPEVPAEVHVGKLTNRKLMWNDDFWQNPWDQGGLAVISLFITMILFLIVFAIVFGLLPPLGKVSRYEES; from the exons ATGGGGAGCTCCTGTTCACACCAGGGCGTCAAGCCCGAGGTCCCTGCAGAG GTTCACGTGGGCAAACTGACAAACCGGAAGCTCATGTGGAATGATGATTTCTGGCAGAATCCGTGGGACCAGGGGGGCCTGGCAGTGATCAGCTTATTCATCACCATGATCCTGTTTCTCATCGTGTTTGCCATCGTGTTTGGTTTGCTCCCTCCACTGGGGAAGGTCAGCCGGTATGAAGAGTCATGA
- the SMIM5 gene encoding small integral membrane protein 5: protein MAAASFVQEMRSMGERLLLKLQRLPQAEPVEIVAFSVILLFTATVLLLLLIACCCCCCPERRGRKVQVRPMTPP from the exons ATGGCAGCTGCCAGCTTTGTGCAGGAGATGCGCTCCATGGGTGAGAGGTTACTGCTCAAGCTACAGAGGCTACCCCAGGCCGAGCCCGTGGAGATCGTGGCCTTCTCGGTCATCCTCCTTTTCACAG ctaccgtgctgctgctgctgctgatagcctgctgctgctgctgctgccccgaGCGCAGAGGCAGGAAGGTCCAAGTGCGGCCCATGACCCCACCGTGA